The proteins below are encoded in one region of Belonocnema kinseyi isolate 2016_QV_RU_SX_M_011 chromosome 3, B_treatae_v1, whole genome shotgun sequence:
- the LOC117169050 gene encoding decapping nuclease DXO homolog isoform X2, whose product MAAWGRKFEQFVLSDDPTRPPNSLKPVNEKEEFCGIFSYQFGEHNLLYAGEVDGVISDEILNEKSLLTNAFKFCELKTNLFVDCPR is encoded by the exons ATGGCTGCTTGGGGCCGTAAATTCGAGCAATTTGTTCTTTCAG ATGACCCAACAAGACCTCCAAACAGTTTAAAGCCAGttaatgaaaaagaggaattttgtgGTATTTTCTCTTATCAATTTGGCGAGCATAACCTGCTTTACGCAGGGGAAGTCGATGGAGTTATTTCAGAtgagattttaaacgaaaaatctcttttaacaaatgcctttaaattttgtgaactgaaaacaaatttatttgtagaCTGCCCAA